AGTGCGGGGAATCCGCGCCAGGCCTTCCTCGGTGGCCACGATCACCACCGGCACCGCCAGCAGCGCCAGGGTCAGGGATGCCCAGAGCAGGCCCGGGGTGCCGAAGGTCGGCGCCGGCAGGGCCTCGGGGAAGAACAGCCGGTCGAGCGAGCCGCCCAGCACGTAGACGAAGAAGCCCAGGCCGAACACGCCGTAGACGATCGCCGGAACGCCCGCCAGGTTGTTCACCGCGATGCGGATCACCCGGGTCAGGGCGTTCTGCTTGGCGTATTCGCGCAGGTAGACCGCGGCCAGTACGCCGAACGGGGTGACGATCATCGCCATGATCAGGGTCATCATCACGGTGCCGAAAATCGCCGGGAAGATCCCGCCTTCGGTGTTGGCTTCACGCGGGTCGTCGCTGAGGAACTCCCAGACCTTGCTGAAGTAGAAACCCAGTTTGGTGAAGGTGCCCATGGCGTTCGGCTGGTAGGCGTGCACCACCTTGCCCAGGCCGATTTCCAGTTCCTTGCCGTTGGCGTCGCGGGCGGTCAGGCTGTCGCGGTTGAACTGCGCGTGCAGGTCGCTCAGGCGCGCTTCGACTTCCTGGTAACGAGCGTTCAGCTCGGCGCGCTCGCTGTCCATGTCGGCCTGGGCGGCAGCATCGAGCTTGCCGTCCAGCTCCAGCTTGCGACCGTGCAGGCGGATGCGCTCCAGGCCCGAGTTGATCGCACCGATGTCGGTCTTCTCCAGGGTCTTGAGCTGGGCGGCCAGCTTGTTCACCCGGTCGATCCGCGCTTGCAGCTCGGGCCAGGCGGCCTCGCCTTCGGCGATCACCTTGCCGTTTTCCTTGACGTTGACCAGGTAGCCGTAGAAGTTGCCCCACTCGCGACGCTCGACGGCCATCAGCTCCGGCGGCGTGGTCTGGTTGGTCAGCCAGTCGCCGACGATCCACGTGAAATCGTTGCCGTTCAGGTCACGGTTACCGACCTTGATCAGCTCGCGGGTCATGAACTCGGGGCCTTCGTCCGGCACTGGCAGGCCGGCGCTCTTGAGCCGTGCGCGCGGCACTTCTTCCTTCTGCACCACTTCGCCGACGACCAGGTGCTGGGCCTGGCCCGGGATGTCGTAGCTGGCGTGCACCAGGTCCGCCGGCCAGAAGTGGCCCAGGCCACGCACGGCGATCACCGCCAGCAGGCCGATGGTCATGATGACCGCGATGGACACCGCGCCACCGCTGATCCAGACGCCCGGGGCGCCGCTCTTGAACCAGTCTTTCAGGGAGTTCTGTTTCACAGACTTCTACCTTTCTTAAAGCGACGAGTATTTCTTGCGCAGACGCTGACGGATCAGCTCCGCGAGGGTGTTCATGACGAAGGTGAACAACAGCAGCACCAGCGCCGAGAGGAACAGCACGCGGTAGTGGCTGCCGCCGACTTCCGACTCGGGCATTTCCACCGCGACGTTGGCGGCCAGGGTGCGCAGGCCTTCGAACAGGTTCATTTCCATGACTGGGGTGTTGCCGGTGGCCATCAGCACGATCATGGTCTCGCCGACGGCGCGGCCCATGCCGATCATCAGCGCCGAGAAGATGCCCGGGCTGGCGGTGAGGATCACCACGCGGGTCATGGTCTGCCAGGGGGTCGCGCCCAGGGCCAGGGAGCCCAGGGTCAGGCCGCGCGGCACGCTGAACACGGCGTCTTCGGCGATCGAGTAGATGTTCGGGATCACCGCGAAGCCCATGGCCAGGCCGACCACCAGGGCGTTGCGCTGGTCATAGGTGATCCCCAGGTCGTGGGAGATCCACATGCGCATGTCGCCGCCGAAGAACCAGTTCTCCATGAACGGGCTCATGTACAGCGAGAACCAGCCCACGAGGATGATCACCGGGATCAGGATCGCGCTTTCCCAGCCGTCCGGCACCTTCAGGCGCAGGGTCTCGGGCAGGCGGCTCCAGGCGAAACCCGCCACCAGGATGCCGATCGGCAGCAACATCAGCAGGCTGAAGATGCCCGGCAGATGACCTTCGACGTAAGGCGCCAGGAACAGGCCGGCGAAGAAGCCGAGGATTACTGTCGGCATCGCTTCCATCAGTTCGATCACCGGCTTGACCTTGCGGCGCATGCCCGGGGCCATGAAGTAGGCGGTGTAGATCGCCGCGGCAATCGCCAGCGGCGCCGCCAGCAGCATCGCGTAGAACGCCGCCTTGAGGGTGCCGAAGGTCAGTGGCGAGAGGCTCAGCTTGGGTTCGAAGTCGGTGTTGGCCGCGGTCGATTGCCAGACGTATTTGGGCTCGTCGTAGTTCTCGTACCAGACCTTGCTCCACAGCGCGCTCCAGGACACTTCCGGGTGCGGGTTGTCGAGCACCAGCGGTTGCAGCTTGCCGCCGGCTTCGATGATCACGCGGTTGGCTCGTGGCGACAGGCCGAACAGGCCTTCGCCCTCGACCACCTGGTCCACTAGCAGGGTACGGTGCGCGGTGCTGTGGAACACCCCGAGCTTGCCCGAGGCATCCAGCGCGACGAAGCCTTTGCGGCGCTCTTCGGCGGTGATTTCGATGATGGGCGTGGTGCCCATCTGGAAGGTGCGGATCTGCTTCAGGCGCAGTTCGCCGTCCGTGTCGCGGGCCATGAACCACTGGGCCAGGCCGCCCTTGGAAGTACCGATGATCAGCGAGATGCCGCCCACCAGCTGGGTGCTGGCGGTCACTTCGGCATTGGCGTCTTCCAGCAGTTTGTAGCGGCCGTTGAGGCTCTTGTCGCGCAGGCTGAACACGTCGGCCTGGGCACGCCCGTTGATCACGTACAGCCATTGCTGGCGCGGATCGATGTACATCGCCTTGACCGGTTCGGTCATCTGCGGCAGCTCGATGCGGTTCTGCTCGCTGGTGACTTCGCCGGTCATCATGTTTTCTTCGCGGGTCAGCTGCAGCACGTGCAACTGCGCCCCGCTGGAACCCGCCACCACCAGCGTCGAATCGGTGGCGTTGAGGTTGACGTGCTCCAGGGCGCCGCCCTGCTCGTTGAGCACGATCGGGGTTTCGCCATACGGGTACTCGACGGCCGGCGAAATAGTTTTCTTGCCTTCCGGGTAACTGACTTTATAGGTGTGACGGAACACCAGCGCCTGGCCGTTGGACAGGCCCACCACCACCAGCGGGCTGCCCGGCTGGTCCTTGCCGATGGCGGTCACGGTGGCGCCCGCCGGAATAGGCAAGTCGACGCGACGCAGTTCGGCGCCGTTGTCGATGTCGAAGAACAGCGCCTGGCCCTTGTCGGAAACCCGCATGCCGACCTGGTTCTGCTCTTCCAGGGAGAACATCAGCGGTTTGCCGGCGTCCTGCATCCAGGCGGGAGTCAGTGGGTCCTTGGCAGTCAGGTCGGCGCCCTGGAACAGGGGCATCACGACATAGGCGAGGAAGAAGAAGATCAGGGTGATCGCGGCCAGCACGGCCAGGCCGCCAACGAGGACGTACCAGCGGGTCAGGCGATCTTTGAGCGCACGGATGCGGCGCTTGCGTTGCAACTCGGGCGTATTGAAGTCAATGCGCTTGGGAGGGGAAGTCGGAGTCATGGTGGAATTGGCCAGATCATTCATGCGCACACCCTAGCGATCCTGTATGACAGAAAGATGACAATGCAGTGACGCAACAAATCCGCCGCGTAGCAGAGCTGGCAGCGGATTGAAAATTGAGGGCGTAGGAGCGAGCGGGCCCGCTCCTACAGGAATCCGGGGATGCTCCCCGGATTCAGGTGTTACTTCTTGGCGACTGGAGCGCCTTCCTGCAGGCCCAGGTCAGCCAGTGCCTTGGCGGCGACTTTGGCTGGCAGCGGGATGTAGCCGTCCTTGACGACTACTTCCTGGCCCTGCTTGGACAGGACCAGTTTCACGAACTCGGCTTCCAGCGGGGCCAGAGGCTTGTTCGGGGCCTTGTTGATGTAGACGTACAGGAAGCGGGACAGCGGGTACTTGCCGTTCAGGGCGTTTTCTTCGGTGTCTTCGATGAAGTCGCTGCTGCCTTTCTTGGCCAGGGCCACGGTCTTCACGCTGGCGGTCTTGTAGCCGATGCCCGAGTAGCCGATGCCGTTCAGCGAGGAGCTGATGGACTGGACCACCGAAGCCGAGCCAGGCTGTTCGTTGACGTTAGGCTTGTAGTCGCCTTTGCACAGGGCTTCTTCCTTGAAGTAGCCATAGGTGCCGGATACCGAGTTACGGCCGAACAGTTGGACCGGCTTGTTGGCCAGGTCGCCTTTCACGCCCAGGTCGCCCCAGGTCTTGACGTCTTCCTTGGCACCGCACAGGCGGGTCGAGGAGAAGATCGCGTCAACCTGTTCCATGGTCAGGTGCTGGATCGGGTTGTCCTTGTGCACGAACACGGCCAGGGCGTCAACGGCCACCGGGATGGCGGTTGGCTTGTAGCCGTACTTCTGCTCGAAGGCTGCCAGTTCGGTGTCCTTCATCTTGCGGCTCATAGGGCCCAGGTTGGAGGTGCCCTCGGTCAGCGCGGGTGGCGCGGTGGCGGAGCCAGCGGCCTGAATCTGGATGTTTACGTTCGGGTATTCTTTCTTGTAGTTCTCAGCCCACAGGGTCATGAGGTTGGCCAGGGTATCGGAACCGACGCTGGACAGGTTGCCCGACACACCAGTGGTCTTGGTGTAGCTCGGGATAGCAGGGTCAACAGCGGCAACCGCGTGGGCAGTCGCAACGCCAGCAGCGACAAAAGTCATTGCCGCCATCAAACGCTTCAGTTTCATGCCTTACTCCTAGCAGATAGGGTGTGTTAAGTCGGGCCAAGTATCTGTAGGCCGTGTGAACACTCTATGTCCGGAATATGACAATTAGATGAAAGGCCAGCATTCGCGATGGATGGCTGGCCCTTCTTTTTTGAGGGGGTCAGGGCGTGCGTGACGCCGGCCTCAGCGCCCTTTTTTCCACAGGTAGAGACCGATCAGGATGCCGATGCTGCAAATAATCGCAACATAATAGGCCGGGCCCATCGGGCTCTCCTTGAGCAGCGCAGTCACCACCATCGGCGTCAGGCCGCCGAAGATCGCGTAGGCCAGGTTGTAGGAGAACGACAGGCCGCTGAAACGCACCACCGCCGGAAACGCCTTGACCATCACATAAGGCACCGCGCCGATGGTCCCTACCAACAGGCCGGTCAGGGCATACAGCGGGAACAGCCAGTCCGGGTGATCCAGCAGGCTGTGGTAGAAGGTCCAGGACGTCGCCAGCAGCAACGCACTGCCGAACACGAATACCCGGCCCGCGCCAAAACGGTCGGCCAGGGCACCGGATGCCACGCAGCCCAGGCTCAGGAACACGATCGCCAGGCTGTTGGCCTGCAACGCGGTGGTCGCCGAGAAGTGGTAGACCGTCTGCAATACGGTCGGGGTCATGAGGATGACCACGATGATCCCGGCGGACAGCAGCCAGGTCAGCAGCATCGACAGGATGATCGCGCTGCGGTGGTCGCGCAGTACCGCCCGCAGCGGCACTTCCTCGGCCAGGGCCTTGCGCAGTTGCAGTTCGGCGAATACCGGGGTTTCGTGCAGCCAGCGGCGCAGGTACACCGAGAACAGGCCGAACACACCGCCCAGCAGGAAAGGAATCCGCCAGGCGTAGTCGGTGACTTCCGCGGGGGTATAGATGCTGTTGATCGCGGTGGCCACCAGCGACCCCAGGAGAATGCCCGCCGTCAGCCCCGACGTCAGGGTGCCGCAGGCATAGCCGATATGCCGCTGCGGCACATGCTCGGAAACGAACACCCAGGCGCCCGGCACCTCCCCGCCGATGGCCGCGCCCTGGATCACCCGCATCAGCAGCAACAGGATCGGCGCCCACATGCCGATCTGCGCGTAGGTCGGCAACAGGCCCATGATCAGGGTCGGCACCGCCATCATGAAAATGCTCAGGGTGAACATCTTCTTGCGCCCCAGCAGGTCGCCGAAGTGCGCCATGACGATCCCGCCCAGGGGCCGGGCCAGGTAACCGGCGGCGAAGATGCCGAAGGTCTGCATCAGGCGCAGCCACTCGGGCATGTCCGCCGGGAAGAACAGCTTGCCGACCACCGTGGCAAAGAATACGAAGATGATGAAGTCGTAGAACTCCAGCGCCCCGCCGAGGGCGGACAGCGACAGGGTCTTGTAGTCATTGCGGGTCAACGGACGAGCCGGTTGCGCGGGCTGCGCGATGCTCGAGGGCACAGTGGTCATGGCAAGGGCTTCTCTTATAGTTGATTCCGGAAGCCACGACAGCGCTGGTTGTGTGGCCCGGCAGGTTCGGCACGATAACAAATTGTTCGAAAAAGCACATAGACGTGCATATTTGACAGGCAAAATCGGCGGTGGATGGTCGTCGTGGCGCCTGTCCACCGATATACTCGCAGCCATTGGAGCAAAGCCGTCCGCGGCAAGGGTTGCTGTGCGAAAACGCCGCTGGGCATCCCAGCCACCGACTGGGCCAGCCGATTTCGCAGAGTTTCCCTTTAGTACGCCTTACGAAGAACGTGACGAACGTAGTATGTTCGGGCTGAATCGTTTTTCCTCAAGACGGCTATTCACCTGAAGTACCAATGAAGAGTCACGGGTCAGAGGCACCCCCGGCATGATAGAGCTCGAACAAGAAGATCCGATCCCGCAAGGCGACCTGGCCCTGCAAATCACTGCGCTCCCCCGCGAAACCAACGGCTTTGGCGATATCTTCGGCGGCTGGCTGGTCGCGCAGATGGACCTGGCGGGCACCGCCATGGCCAGTCGCGTGGCGGGCGGACGCGTGGCCACGGTGGCCATCGATCGCATGGCGTTCCTGGTGCCGGTGGCGGTGGGCGCGCAGCTTTCCTTTTATACCCAGACCCTGGAAATCGGTCGCAGCTCGATCCAGATGATGGTCGAAGTCTGGAGCGACGATCCGCTGTCCAGCGAATGGCGCAAGGTCACCGAGGCGGTGTTCGTGTTCGTTGCCATCGACGGCAGCGGTCGCACCCGTTCGGTTCCGCCCAGAGCCCGCTGAATCCGGCACGGGTTAAACCTGGCGGCTGTTGCGTGGTCCATAGCAGCCCCTGCTTTTGAACGAGAACAGCACCATGCCTACCCCTCACGTTGAAACGGTGAAACTGGACGAACTGAACTGCTGGCGCATCCGCCACGGTCAGGCCGAACTGCTGGTGGCCCAGCAAGGCGCGCACATCCTCAGTTATCAGTTGGCCGGCCAACCGCCGCTGATCTGGCTCAACGACGAGGCGGTATTCAAGACCGGCAAGAGCATCCGCGCCGGTGTCCCGGTGTGCTGGCCGTGGTTCGGCAATTTCGCGCGCAACCCGCAAAGCGTCCAGGCCATGCGCCAGGGCAGCGAGCCGGCGGGGGCCCACGGCCTGGTCCGCGCCACCGACTGGCAGCTGCTGGGCATCGAGACCGAAGGCGAAAGCCTGCTGGTGGAGCTGCAACTGCCGATCCCCGCGGGTGGCTTGCCGGGCTGGCCGCATCAAGTCGCGCTGAAACTCGGCATCCGCCTCGACGAGCAACTGCACATCAGCCTCACCAGCCACAACCTGGGCGGCGATACCGTCACCATCAGCCAGGCGCTGCACAGTTATTTCGCGGTCAGCGATGTACGCCAGGTGCATGTCGAAGGGTTGGACGGCCTGGACTACATCGAGACGCTGGATGACTGGAAAACCCTGCAGCAGCGCGGCGACCTGCATTTCACCGGCGAGACCGACCGCATCTACCTCGATCCGCCGCCACGGCTGAGCATCGTCGACCCGGCCTGGGAACGACGCATCCAGCTGACCAGCAGCGGCTCGCGCTCGGCAGTGATCTGGAACCCGTGGATTGCCCGCGCCGAGCAATTCAGCGACATGGCCAACGATGGCTGGCAGCGCATGCTGTGCATCGAAACCGCCAATGTGATGGACGACGTGGTGACCCTGGCACCCGGAGCCAGCCACACCCTGGGCGTGAGCATTACCAGCCTGCCGCTATAACACCAGCCCCTTGTGTAGGAGCGAAGCTTGCTCGCGATAAATGGCGGCTACACCGACACGCTTCAGTAAAACCGCGTAATCGTCGACGCCCATCGCGCGCAAGCTGCGCTCCTACAGAAGCACGCCTCTTACAGATCCGACTCCTGCACCACCCGCACTTTCTGCGCGTCCAGCGCATAGGCCGCATCGGCCAGGTCGTTGCTCACCGTCTCGACTTTCAGGTGCCCGGTGACCCACAGCGGCGTGTAGATATCGTCCAGCTTCACGCCCTTGGGATAGCGCACCAGCACCAGCTGGTTGGGCGGCGGTGGCGGTACATGGATACAGGCGCCCGGGTAAGGCACGAGGAAGAACAGCGTGCTGCGGCCCTTGGCATCGGCCTCCAGCGGCACCGGATAACCACCGATGCGAATGTCCTTGCCGTTCATGGCCGGCACGGTCTTGGTCGAATACATCACCGCCGGCAGTCCCTTGCTCTGCTTCAGGCCACCCTTTTCGGTGAAGGTGCCGTTGGCTTCGGGGGAGTTGTGGTCGATTTCCGGCATTTGCTCGAGGGCTTTCTGGTCCGACTTGGGCATCAGTTCGAGCCAGTCGGTTTCCGGCAGCTCGCCGGCATGGGCCAGGCCACAGCCCAGCAGAAGAAGGGTCAATACAAGACGACGCATGGAAGGGCTCGGCAAGAAAGGGACAGGACGACGCCGGGCATTCTAGCCCTCTCTGCCTGCGCGGCAGAGAGGGCTTGATCGATTAAATCAGCTCTTTTTGACCAGGCCGTAGATCACCAGCAGCACGATCGCACCGACCAGCGCACCGATGAAACCCGCGCCCTGGCCTGCCTGGTAGATGCCCAGGGCCTGACCGCCGTAGGTGGCCGCCAGCGAACCGCCGATACCGAGCAGGATGGTCATGATCCAGCCCATGCTGTCATCGCCCGGTTTCAGGAAGCGAGCCAGCAGACCAACGATCAAGCCGATAAAGATGGTTCCAATAATTCCCATGGCATTTCCCTCTGTATGAGTGAGATATGCCAAAGCCTAGTCAGCGCTTTGGCATCCTGCCATCAGAGAACGGCGGCCCCGATTGGTTCCACCGTCGCCCCACAGAAGTTATTCGCCGATCAGGGCTTCTACCTTGAGGATCTGCGCCTCGAGGGTCGCCTTGTCCCTGCAGCGCAGGTTGGCGTGGCCGACCTTGCGCCCGGCCTTGAAGGCCTTGCCGTAGTGATGCAGGTGGCAGTCGGCGATGGCGATGACTTTGTCCACCGCCGGCACTTCGCCGATGAAGTTGATCATCGCGCTCTCGCCGACCTTGGCCGTCGAACCCAACGGCAAGCCGGCCACGGCCCGCAGGTGGTTCTCGAACTGGCTGCACTCGGCGCCTTCGGTGGTCCAGTGCCCGGAGTTGTGGACCCGTGGCGCGATCTCGTTGGCCTTGAGGCCGCCGTCGACTTCGAAGAACTCGAAAGCCATCACGCCGACGTAATCCAGCTGCTTGAGCACCCGGCTGGAATAGTCTTCGGCCAGGGCCTGCAGCGGGTGATCGGTGCTCGCCACGGAGAGCTTGAGAATGCCGCTGTGGTGGGTGTTGTGCACCAGCGGATAGAAACGGGTTTCGCCATCGCGGGCACGCACGGCGATCAGCGAGACCTCGCCGGTGAACGGCACGAACCCCTCCAGCAGGCAGCCCACGCTGCCCAGCTCGGCGAAGGTGCCGACCACATCTTCCGGGGTACGCAGCACTTTCTGGCCCTTGCCGTCGTAACCCAGGGTGCGGGTTTTCAGCACGGCCGGCAGGCCGATGCTGGCCACGGCGGCGTCCAGGTCGGCTTGCGACTGGATGTCGGCGAACGCCGGGGTCGGAATCCCCAGGTCCTTGAACATGCTCTTCTCGAACCAGCGATCGCGAGCGATGCGCAGGGCCTCGGCGCTCGGGTACACCGGCACGAACTGCGACAGGAAAGCCACGGTTTCCGCCGGCACGCTTTCGAACTCGAAGGTCACCAGGTCCACTTCGTCAGCCAGCTGGCGCAGGTGATCCTGATCGCCGTAATCGGCTCGCAGGTGCTCGCCCAGGGCCGCGGCGCAGGCATCCGGCGCCGGGTCGAGGAAAGCGAAGTTCATCCCCAGCGGAGTGCCCGCCAGCGCCAACATGCGGCCCAGCTGGCCGCCACCGATTACACCGATCTTCATCGTCAGGAACCTCAGGCGACGCGTGGGTCTGGATTGTCCAGGACGCTGTCTGTCTGCTCAGCGCGGAATTTCTTCAGCACGGTATGGAATTGCGGATGCTTGGCGCCGAGGATGCTCGCCGACAGCAGCGCGGCATTGATCGCGCCAGCCTTACCGATGGCCAGGGTGGCGACCGGGATGCCGGCGGGCATCTGCACGATGGAAAGCAGCGAATCCACGCCCGAGAGCATCGACGACTGCACCGGAACGCCCAGCACCGGCAGGTGGGTCTTGGCCGCACACATGCCTGGCAAGTGGGCCGCGCCACCGGCACCGGCGATGATCACCTCGATGCCACGGGAC
This portion of the Pseudomonas sp. MRSN 12121 genome encodes:
- a CDS encoding ABC transporter permease subunit encodes the protein MQDAGKPLMFSLEEQNQVGMRVSDKGQALFFDIDNGAELRRVDLPIPAGATVTAIGKDQPGSPLVVVGLSNGQALVFRHTYKVSYPEGKKTISPAVEYPYGETPIVLNEQGGALEHVNLNATDSTLVVAGSSGAQLHVLQLTREENMMTGEVTSEQNRIELPQMTEPVKAMYIDPRQQWLYVINGRAQADVFSLRDKSLNGRYKLLEDANAEVTASTQLVGGISLIIGTSKGGLAQWFMARDTDGELRLKQIRTFQMGTTPIIEITAEERRKGFVALDASGKLGVFHSTAHRTLLVDQVVEGEGLFGLSPRANRVIIEAGGKLQPLVLDNPHPEVSWSALWSKVWYENYDEPKYVWQSTAANTDFEPKLSLSPLTFGTLKAAFYAMLLAAPLAIAAAIYTAYFMAPGMRRKVKPVIELMEAMPTVILGFFAGLFLAPYVEGHLPGIFSLLMLLPIGILVAGFAWSRLPETLRLKVPDGWESAILIPVIILVGWFSLYMSPFMENWFFGGDMRMWISHDLGITYDQRNALVVGLAMGFAVIPNIYSIAEDAVFSVPRGLTLGSLALGATPWQTMTRVVILTASPGIFSALMIGMGRAVGETMIVLMATGNTPVMEMNLFEGLRTLAANVAVEMPESEVGGSHYRVLFLSALVLLLFTFVMNTLAELIRQRLRKKYSSL
- a CDS encoding GlsB/YeaQ/YmgE family stress response membrane protein, with the translated sequence MGIIGTIFIGLIVGLLARFLKPGDDSMGWIMTILLGIGGSLAATYGGQALGIYQAGQGAGFIGALVGAIVLLVIYGLVKKS
- a CDS encoding phosphate ABC transporter substrate-binding protein PstS family protein, producing the protein MKLKRLMAAMTFVAAGVATAHAVAAVDPAIPSYTKTTGVSGNLSSVGSDTLANLMTLWAENYKKEYPNVNIQIQAAGSATAPPALTEGTSNLGPMSRKMKDTELAAFEQKYGYKPTAIPVAVDALAVFVHKDNPIQHLTMEQVDAIFSSTRLCGAKEDVKTWGDLGVKGDLANKPVQLFGRNSVSGTYGYFKEEALCKGDYKPNVNEQPGSASVVQSISSSLNGIGYSGIGYKTASVKTVALAKKGSSDFIEDTEENALNGKYPLSRFLYVYINKAPNKPLAPLEAEFVKLVLSKQGQEVVVKDGYIPLPAKVAAKALADLGLQEGAPVAKK
- a CDS encoding MFS transporter, with protein sequence MTTVPSSIAQPAQPARPLTRNDYKTLSLSALGGALEFYDFIIFVFFATVVGKLFFPADMPEWLRLMQTFGIFAAGYLARPLGGIVMAHFGDLLGRKKMFTLSIFMMAVPTLIMGLLPTYAQIGMWAPILLLLMRVIQGAAIGGEVPGAWVFVSEHVPQRHIGYACGTLTSGLTAGILLGSLVATAINSIYTPAEVTDYAWRIPFLLGGVFGLFSVYLRRWLHETPVFAELQLRKALAEEVPLRAVLRDHRSAIILSMLLTWLLSAGIIVVILMTPTVLQTVYHFSATTALQANSLAIVFLSLGCVASGALADRFGAGRVFVFGSALLLATSWTFYHSLLDHPDWLFPLYALTGLLVGTIGAVPYVMVKAFPAVVRFSGLSFSYNLAYAIFGGLTPMVVTALLKESPMGPAYYVAIICSIGILIGLYLWKKGR
- a CDS encoding 5-(carboxyamino)imidazole ribonucleotide synthase; amino-acid sequence: MKIGVIGGGQLGRMLALAGTPLGMNFAFLDPAPDACAAALGEHLRADYGDQDHLRQLADEVDLVTFEFESVPAETVAFLSQFVPVYPSAEALRIARDRWFEKSMFKDLGIPTPAFADIQSQADLDAAVASIGLPAVLKTRTLGYDGKGQKVLRTPEDVVGTFAELGSVGCLLEGFVPFTGEVSLIAVRARDGETRFYPLVHNTHHSGILKLSVASTDHPLQALAEDYSSRVLKQLDYVGVMAFEFFEVDGGLKANEIAPRVHNSGHWTTEGAECSQFENHLRAVAGLPLGSTAKVGESAMINFIGEVPAVDKVIAIADCHLHHYGKAFKAGRKVGHANLRCRDKATLEAQILKVEALIGE
- a CDS encoding acyl-CoA thioesterase — protein: MIELEQEDPIPQGDLALQITALPRETNGFGDIFGGWLVAQMDLAGTAMASRVAGGRVATVAIDRMAFLVPVAVGAQLSFYTQTLEIGRSSIQMMVEVWSDDPLSSEWRKVTEAVFVFVAIDGSGRTRSVPPRAR
- a CDS encoding DUF3299 domain-containing protein, with translation MRRLVLTLLLLGCGLAHAGELPETDWLELMPKSDQKALEQMPEIDHNSPEANGTFTEKGGLKQSKGLPAVMYSTKTVPAMNGKDIRIGGYPVPLEADAKGRSTLFFLVPYPGACIHVPPPPPNQLVLVRYPKGVKLDDIYTPLWVTGHLKVETVSNDLADAAYALDAQKVRVVQESDL
- a CDS encoding D-hexose-6-phosphate mutarotase, whose amino-acid sequence is MPTPHVETVKLDELNCWRIRHGQAELLVAQQGAHILSYQLAGQPPLIWLNDEAVFKTGKSIRAGVPVCWPWFGNFARNPQSVQAMRQGSEPAGAHGLVRATDWQLLGIETEGESLLVELQLPIPAGGLPGWPHQVALKLGIRLDEQLHISLTSHNLGGDTVTISQALHSYFAVSDVRQVHVEGLDGLDYIETLDDWKTLQQRGDLHFTGETDRIYLDPPPRLSIVDPAWERRIQLTSSGSRSAVIWNPWIARAEQFSDMANDGWQRMLCIETANVMDDVVTLAPGASHTLGVSITSLPL
- the purE gene encoding 5-(carboxyamino)imidazole ribonucleotide mutase, encoding MSALVGVIMGSKSDWSTLSHTADMLEKLGIPYEVKVVSAHRTPDLLFQYAEEAESRGIEVIIAGAGGAAHLPGMCAAKTHLPVLGVPVQSSMLSGVDSLLSIVQMPAGIPVATLAIGKAGAINAALLSASILGAKHPQFHTVLKKFRAEQTDSVLDNPDPRVA
- the pstA gene encoding phosphate ABC transporter permease PstA: MKQNSLKDWFKSGAPGVWISGGAVSIAVIMTIGLLAVIAVRGLGHFWPADLVHASYDIPGQAQHLVVGEVVQKEEVPRARLKSAGLPVPDEGPEFMTRELIKVGNRDLNGNDFTWIVGDWLTNQTTPPELMAVERREWGNFYGYLVNVKENGKVIAEGEAAWPELQARIDRVNKLAAQLKTLEKTDIGAINSGLERIRLHGRKLELDGKLDAAAQADMDSERAELNARYQEVEARLSDLHAQFNRDSLTARDANGKELEIGLGKVVHAYQPNAMGTFTKLGFYFSKVWEFLSDDPREANTEGGIFPAIFGTVMMTLIMAMIVTPFGVLAAVYLREYAKQNALTRVIRIAVNNLAGVPAIVYGVFGLGFFVYVLGGSLDRLFFPEALPAPTFGTPGLLWASLTLALLAVPVVIVATEEGLARIPRTVREGSLALGATKAETLWKIVLPMASPAMMTGMILAVARAAGEVAPLMLVGVVKLAPSLPVDGNYPYLHLDQKIMHLGFHIYDVGFQSPNVEAARPLVYATALLLVLVIAILNLSAVWIRNHLREKYKALDS